A region from the Panicum hallii strain FIL2 chromosome 1, PHallii_v3.1, whole genome shotgun sequence genome encodes:
- the LOC112879350 gene encoding uncharacterized protein LOC112879350, with translation MRFFTTGGGGSSSARSYEPMATADTTDLRYWLQWRVGLCALWVLGCMSVAAYLIWRHEGTGADRRPGGASPSSSAAGGEAGGGKGRRPGVLYDDEAWRPCLRDIHPAWLLAYRLISFFVLLSLLVVIVISDGGNIFYYYTQWTFILVTIYFGLGTALSIYGCSKFADENVAAVTADMELGTAYIARGAAAKPSFEEHDGAREIAGFWGYLLQIIYQTNAGAVMLTDCVFWFIIFPCLTVKDYNLNFLLIGMHSVNAVFLLGEAALNSLSFPWFRIAYFFLYTALYVIFQWIVHAATPIWWPYPFLDLSSNLVPLWYLAVAVMQLPCYVVFRLVIKLKHHLLAKWFPGSFVRGC, from the exons ATGCGTTTCTTCACCACAGGCGGGGGCGGCTCGTCGTCGGCGCGGTCGTACGAGCCCATGGCCACGGCCGACACCACGGACCTGCGCTACTGGCTGCAGTGGCGGGTGGGGCTGTGCGCGCTCTGGGTGCTCGGCTGCATGTCCGTCGCCGCCTACCTCATCTGGCGCCACGAGGGCACCGGCGCCGACCGACGCCCGGGCGGCGCGTCCCCGTCTTCCTCggccgcgggcggcgaggcgggcggCGGGAAGGGGAGGCGGCCCGGGGTGCTATACGATGACGAGGCGTGGCGGCCCTGCCTCCGGGACATCCACCCGGCATGGCTGCTGGCGTACAGGCTCATCTCCTTCTTCGTCCTCCTCAGCCTGCTCGTCGTCATTGTCATCTCCGATGGCGGCAACATCTTCTACTACTACACCCA GTGGACCTTCATTCTGGTGACGATTTACTTCGGG CTTGGCACAGCCCTGTCCATCTATGGCTGCAGCAAGTTCGCCGATGAGAATGTCGCCGCCGTGACGGCGGATATGGAGCTTGGCACCGCTTACATTGCCCGTGGTGCGGCTGCTAAACCGAGCTTCGAAGAACACGATGGCGCTAGAGAAATTGCTGGGTTCTGGGGTTACCTGCTCCAGATCATCTATCAG ACAAATGCAGGTGCTGTGATGCTGACAGACTGTGTGTTTTGGTTCATCATTTTCCCATGCCTCACCGTCAAGGACTACAACCTCAACTTC TTGTTGATAGGAATGCACTCAGTCAATGCTGTTTTCCTGCTTGGTGAGGCAGCCCTGAATAGCTTG AGCTTCCCTTGGTTCCGGATCGCATACTTCTTCCTTTATACGGCGCTTTATGTCATTTTTCAATGGATTGTCCATGCAGCAACTCCAATTTG GTGGCCTTACCCATTCCTCGACCTGTCATCTAATCTGGTACCTTTGTG GTACCTGGCGGTCGCGGTGATGCAACTGCCGTGCTACGTGGTGTTCCGGCTGGTGATCAAGCTGAAGCACCACCTGCTGGCCAAGTGGTTCCCGGGCTCGTTCGTGAGAGGCTGCTAG